One Comamonas endophytica DNA window includes the following coding sequences:
- a CDS encoding universal stress protein, whose protein sequence is MKILLAVDGSAYTQKMLSYLVSHAELLAPTHQYTALTVEGALPPRARSVLSKEDLELYYREEADKILNPVRDFLAQHGVQANGMASVGPVGETIAKIAEDGQYDLLVMGTHGHGALGKLVMGSVSTQVLAHSTVPVLLVR, encoded by the coding sequence ATGAAGATATTGCTTGCTGTCGACGGCAGCGCCTACACCCAGAAGATGCTCAGCTACCTGGTCTCGCACGCCGAGCTGCTGGCGCCCACGCACCAGTACACGGCCTTGACGGTGGAAGGCGCGCTGCCTCCCCGCGCCCGCAGCGTGCTGTCCAAGGAAGACCTCGAACTGTATTACCGCGAGGAAGCCGACAAGATCCTGAACCCGGTGCGCGACTTCCTGGCGCAGCACGGCGTGCAGGCCAACGGCATGGCCAGCGTCGGCCCGGTGGGCGAGACCATCGCCAAGATAGCCGAAGATGGCCAGTACGACCTGCTGGTCATGGGCACCCACGGCCACGGCGCTTTGGGCAAGCTGGTGATGGGCTCGGTCAGCACCCAGGTGCTGGCGCACAGCACCGTGCCGGTGCTGCTGGTGCGCTAA
- a CDS encoding carboxymuconolactone decarboxylase family protein yields MALIATALATAAPAFASDTAQPVQTRQAASNALDARQQAIVPVSAFAAAGDMAGLNKALEQGLSAGLSVNEAKEILVQLYAYAGFPRSLNALGELMKVLESRRQRGITDPAGALPGRPAPKGDALHAAGTANQTKLSGGPVKGALFDFAPAVDEYLKTHLFGDIFERDNLDWQSRELATVSMLSALPGAESQLQSHMRISMNVGITAAQLQQLAAVLQERVDASNAQRAREALQRHLATQTAR; encoded by the coding sequence ATGGCACTGATCGCAACCGCGCTGGCCACCGCTGCGCCGGCGTTTGCCAGCGACACCGCCCAGCCCGTCCAGACGCGCCAGGCCGCGTCCAACGCGCTCGATGCGCGCCAGCAGGCCATCGTGCCGGTCTCGGCGTTTGCCGCCGCGGGCGACATGGCAGGGCTCAACAAGGCATTGGAGCAGGGCCTGTCGGCCGGCCTGAGCGTCAACGAAGCCAAGGAAATCCTGGTGCAGCTCTATGCCTACGCCGGTTTCCCGCGCAGCCTGAATGCGCTGGGCGAGCTGATGAAGGTGCTGGAGTCGCGCCGCCAGCGCGGCATCACCGATCCCGCGGGCGCGCTGCCCGGCCGCCCGGCGCCCAAGGGCGATGCGCTGCACGCAGCCGGCACCGCCAACCAGACCAAACTTTCGGGCGGCCCGGTGAAGGGCGCACTGTTCGACTTCGCGCCGGCCGTCGATGAATACCTCAAGACGCACTTGTTTGGCGATATCTTCGAGCGCGACAACCTCGACTGGCAAAGCCGCGAACTGGCCACTGTCAGCATGCTCTCGGCGCTGCCCGGCGCCGAGTCGCAGCTGCAGTCGCACATGCGCATCAGCATGAATGTGGGCATCACCGCGGCGCAGCTGCAGCAGCTCGCGGCGGTGCTGCAGGAGCGCGTGGATGCAAGCAATGCGCAGCGTGCGCGCGAGGCGCTGCAGCGGCATCTGGCAACGCAGACGGCGCGCTGA
- a CDS encoding acetyl-CoA hydrolase/transferase family protein has translation MSLIERVRYSDFHSLIMSAEAAAALVPAGANVGMSGFTGAGYPKLLPQALAARARAEHAAGRPFKISAWTGASTAPEMDGLLAAADAYEKRLPFQSDPLCRNKINAGEMHFVDMHLSHVAQHAWFGFLGEMKVAVIEVLGVLPDGRLIPSTAVGNNKTWLEIADKVILEVNTKPPLAIEGMHDIYYGTAIPPRRTPIHMTHAAERIGEAYLRVDPAKVIAVVETHQSDRNTAFALPDTVSTQIATHIIDFLAHEMRHGRLPKDMLPIQSGVGNVANAVLAGLLNGPFDNLLGFTEVLQDGMLDLLRTGKMRQASATAISLSNAAYEEFERNIGFYRERIILRPQEISNHPELVRRLGIIAMNSMIEADIYGNINSTHIMGSGMMNGIGGSGDFARNGYLSFFVTPSVAKDGQISCIVPMCSHVDHTEHDTQIIVTEQGLADLRGLSPRERAQVIIDKCAHPDFRPMLQDYFDRARLKGAQHTPHILREALSWHERFLETGSMHG, from the coding sequence ATGTCCCTGATTGAGCGCGTACGGTATAGCGATTTCCACTCCCTGATCATGAGCGCCGAGGCGGCGGCCGCGCTGGTGCCCGCGGGCGCCAATGTGGGCATGAGCGGGTTCACCGGCGCGGGATATCCCAAGCTCCTGCCCCAGGCCCTGGCGGCGCGCGCGCGCGCCGAGCACGCGGCGGGCCGGCCGTTCAAGATCAGCGCCTGGACCGGTGCCTCCACGGCGCCCGAGATGGACGGCCTGCTGGCCGCGGCCGATGCCTACGAGAAGCGCCTGCCCTTCCAGAGCGACCCGCTCTGCCGCAACAAGATCAATGCCGGCGAGATGCACTTCGTCGACATGCACCTGTCGCATGTCGCCCAGCACGCGTGGTTCGGCTTCCTCGGCGAGATGAAGGTGGCGGTGATCGAGGTGCTGGGCGTGCTGCCCGACGGCCGGCTGATCCCGTCCACCGCCGTGGGCAACAACAAGACTTGGCTGGAGATCGCCGACAAGGTGATCCTGGAGGTCAACACCAAGCCCCCGCTGGCGATCGAGGGCATGCATGACATCTACTATGGCACCGCCATTCCGCCACGCCGCACGCCGATCCACATGACGCACGCGGCAGAGCGCATCGGCGAGGCCTATCTGCGCGTCGATCCGGCCAAGGTGATCGCGGTGGTGGAGACGCACCAGAGCGACCGCAACACGGCCTTTGCGCTGCCCGACACGGTGTCCACGCAGATCGCCACGCACATCATCGACTTCCTCGCGCACGAGATGCGCCACGGCCGGCTGCCCAAGGACATGCTGCCGATCCAGTCGGGCGTGGGCAACGTCGCCAACGCGGTACTCGCGGGGCTGCTCAATGGCCCCTTCGACAACCTGCTGGGCTTCACCGAAGTGCTGCAGGACGGCATGCTCGACCTGCTGCGCACCGGCAAGATGCGCCAGGCCTCGGCCACCGCGATCTCGCTGAGCAACGCCGCCTACGAGGAATTCGAGCGCAACATCGGCTTCTACCGCGAGCGCATCATCCTGCGCCCGCAGGAGATCAGCAACCACCCCGAGCTGGTGCGGCGCCTGGGCATCATTGCCATGAACTCGATGATCGAGGCCGACATCTACGGCAACATCAACTCGACCCACATCATGGGCTCGGGAATGATGAACGGCATCGGCGGCTCGGGCGACTTCGCGCGCAACGGCTATCTGTCGTTCTTCGTCACGCCGTCGGTGGCCAAGGACGGCCAGATCAGCTGCATCGTGCCGATGTGCTCGCATGTGGACCATACCGAGCACGACACGCAGATCATCGTCACCGAGCAGGGCCTGGCCGACCTGCGCGGTTTGTCGCCACGCGAGCGCGCGCAGGTGATCATCGACAAGTGCGCGCATCCGGACTTCCGCCCGATGCTGCAGGACTACTTCGACCGGGCGCGGCTGAAGGGGGCGCAGCATACGCCGCATATCCTGCGTGAGGCGTTGAGCTGGCACGAGCGCTTTCTGGAGACGGGGAGCATGCACGGGTGA
- a CDS encoding hotdog fold thioesterase, translated as MPIWKKPITAQALNQSSANTAVSHLGIEITEVGDDFITGRVPVDARTMQPFGLLHGGVSVVLAETLGSLGAFYASPEGHTAVGLDINANHLRAARSGWVTATAKPVHIGRTTQVWQIDMVNDEGQLTCTSRITMAILAPR; from the coding sequence ATGCCCATCTGGAAAAAACCTATCACCGCCCAAGCCCTGAACCAGAGCAGCGCCAACACCGCCGTCAGCCATCTGGGCATCGAGATCACCGAGGTCGGTGACGATTTCATCACCGGCCGCGTGCCCGTGGACGCGCGCACCATGCAGCCCTTCGGGTTGCTGCACGGTGGCGTCAGCGTGGTGCTGGCCGAGACCCTGGGCTCGCTGGGCGCGTTCTACGCCAGCCCCGAGGGCCATACCGCGGTCGGCCTGGACATCAACGCCAACCACCTGCGCGCCGCGCGCAGCGGCTGGGTCACGGCTACCGCCAAGCCTGTGCACATAGGCCGCACGACGCAGGTCTGGCAGATCGACATGGTGAACGACGAAGGCCAGCTCACCTGCACCTCGCGCATCACCATGGCGATACTGGCGCCGCGCTGA
- a CDS encoding 3'-5' exonuclease — protein sequence MSSPIAVIDFETTGMTPGQGARATEVAIVLLEDGQVVDRFQSLMRTGVWIPPFITRLTGITNAMVAAAPAAEEVMRDAARFVGAAPMVAHNAAFDRRFWEAELAQAGLQAPQPFACTVLLSRRLYPEAPSHKLGNIVDHLGLPRAGRAHRALADAEMAASLLARMQHDLRLRWGLGQTGHGVLSTLQRCPKGQMARLLAQQAAQYPLTRDLFGRDGELLPQDAAVDPARPIIGPSLP from the coding sequence ATGTCCTCCCCCATCGCCGTCATCGACTTCGAAACCACCGGCATGACCCCCGGCCAGGGCGCCCGTGCCACCGAGGTGGCGATCGTGCTGCTCGAGGACGGCCAGGTCGTGGACCGGTTCCAGAGTCTGATGCGCACCGGGGTGTGGATTCCCCCGTTCATCACCCGGCTCACGGGCATCACCAATGCGATGGTGGCCGCGGCGCCGGCGGCCGAGGAGGTGATGCGCGATGCCGCGCGCTTTGTCGGCGCCGCGCCGATGGTGGCGCACAACGCCGCATTCGACCGCAGGTTCTGGGAGGCCGAACTGGCCCAAGCGGGCCTTCAGGCGCCGCAGCCCTTTGCCTGCACCGTGCTGCTGTCGCGGCGGCTGTACCCCGAGGCGCCCAGCCACAAGCTGGGCAATATCGTCGACCACCTGGGCCTGCCGCGCGCCGGGCGCGCCCACCGTGCGCTGGCGGATGCGGAGATGGCCGCGAGCCTGCTGGCGCGCATGCAGCACGACCTGCGGCTGCGCTGGGGCCTCGGCCAGACCGGGCATGGCGTGCTGTCGACGCTGCAGCGCTGCCCCAAGGGCCAGATGGCGCGCCTGCTGGCGCAACAGGCGGCGCAGTACCCGCTGACCCGTGACCTGTTCGGCCGCGATGGCGAGCTTCTTCCCCAGGATGCGGCGGTTGATCCGGCTCGGCCCATAATAGGCCCCTCCCTCCCGTGA
- the minC gene encoding septum site-determining protein MinC codes for MAADSTGTARSSFDLKSAQLHVVAVALKDTDIQLVAADLAQRLADDPDFFDNDPVLIDLSQVRESEQPIDFTALIALLEAHRTQPVAVRGGSEAQTRDALAAGLCSAPDAQAARAAPAVEVHEVIREVEVEVVREVPVPMAGAMVIDKPLRSGQQVYARGTDLVVLAVVSYGAEVIADGNVHVYAPLRGRAIAGARGNTSARIFSTCMEPQLLSIAGMYRTTDTELPPEVVGKPAQVRLDGEKIIVEPM; via the coding sequence ATGGCCGCTGATTCGACGGGCACCGCCCGCTCCAGTTTTGACCTCAAGAGCGCGCAGCTGCACGTCGTGGCTGTCGCGCTCAAGGATACGGACATCCAGCTGGTTGCGGCCGATCTGGCGCAGCGTCTGGCGGACGATCCCGATTTCTTCGACAACGACCCGGTGCTCATCGACCTGTCCCAGGTCAGGGAGTCCGAGCAACCCATCGACTTCACGGCGCTGATCGCGCTGCTCGAGGCGCACCGCACCCAGCCGGTGGCGGTGCGCGGCGGCAGCGAGGCGCAGACCCGCGACGCGCTGGCCGCCGGCCTGTGCTCGGCGCCCGACGCCCAGGCCGCGCGCGCGGCGCCGGCGGTCGAGGTGCACGAGGTGATCCGCGAGGTCGAAGTCGAGGTCGTGCGCGAGGTGCCCGTGCCCATGGCCGGCGCGATGGTCATCGACAAGCCGCTGCGCTCGGGCCAGCAGGTCTATGCCCGGGGAACCGATCTGGTGGTTCTGGCCGTCGTCAGTTATGGTGCCGAGGTGATCGCCGACGGCAACGTGCATGTGTATGCGCCGCTGCGCGGCCGCGCCATCGCGGGAGCGCGTGGCAATACCTCGGCGCGCATCTTCAGCACCTGCATGGAGCCGCAGCTGCTGTCCATTGCCGGCATGTACCGCACCACCGATACCGAGCTGCCGCCGGAGGTGGTCGGCAAGCCGGCCCAGGTCCGGCTCGACGGCGAGAAAATCATCGTCGAGCCGATGTAA
- a CDS encoding solute carrier family 23 protein, which produces MGIFHWTEKSSDVLHSGGVIGPDERLPWPQTGLMGIQHVIAMFGSTVLAPILMGFDPNLAVLMSGIGTLIFFLITGGKVPSYLGSSFAFIGVVIAATGYAGQGANANIGVALGGIIACGAVYTLIGFIVQWLGTGWIERFMPPVVTGAVVAVIGLNLAGIPIKNMASSNFDSWMQALTFVSVGLVAVLTRGMLQRLLILVGLIISSIFYALLTNVAGLGKPIDLSGVANAAWLGFPQFHAPVFSGPAMLLIVPVVVILVAENLGHIKAVTAMTGKNIDQYMGRAFIGDGVATMVSGAGGGTGVTTYAENIGVMAATRIYSTAVFLCAALLAVLLGFSPKFGALIQAIPLPVMGGVSIVVFGLIAVAGANIWVRNKVDFSQNKNLIVAAITLILGTGEFTLKFGDFALGGIGTATFGAIILYALLDRKPR; this is translated from the coding sequence ATGGGAATTTTCCACTGGACCGAAAAGTCCTCCGATGTGCTGCATTCCGGAGGCGTGATCGGCCCCGATGAGCGCCTGCCCTGGCCGCAGACCGGCCTGATGGGCATCCAGCACGTGATCGCGATGTTCGGCTCGACGGTGCTGGCGCCGATCCTCATGGGCTTCGATCCGAACCTGGCGGTGCTGATGAGCGGCATCGGCACGCTGATCTTCTTCCTGATCACCGGCGGCAAGGTGCCCAGCTACCTGGGCTCGTCGTTCGCGTTCATCGGCGTGGTGATCGCCGCCACCGGCTACGCGGGCCAGGGCGCGAACGCCAACATCGGCGTGGCGCTGGGCGGCATCATCGCCTGCGGCGCGGTCTACACGCTGATCGGCTTCATCGTGCAGTGGCTGGGCACGGGCTGGATCGAACGCTTCATGCCGCCCGTCGTGACCGGTGCCGTGGTCGCGGTCATCGGCTTGAACCTCGCGGGCATTCCCATCAAGAACATGGCCTCGAGCAACTTCGACAGCTGGATGCAGGCGCTGACCTTCGTCAGCGTCGGCCTGGTCGCGGTGCTCACCCGCGGCATGCTGCAGCGCCTGCTGATCCTGGTCGGCCTGATCATCTCCAGCATCTTCTATGCGCTGCTGACCAACGTCGCCGGCCTGGGCAAGCCCATCGACCTGTCGGGCGTGGCCAACGCCGCCTGGCTCGGCTTTCCGCAGTTCCATGCCCCGGTGTTCAGCGGCCCGGCCATGCTGCTGATCGTTCCCGTGGTGGTCATTCTCGTGGCCGAGAACCTGGGCCACATCAAGGCCGTCACCGCCATGACCGGCAAGAACATCGACCAGTACATGGGCCGCGCGTTCATCGGCGACGGCGTCGCCACCATGGTCAGCGGCGCGGGCGGCGGCACGGGCGTGACCACCTATGCCGAGAACATCGGCGTGATGGCGGCCACGCGCATCTACTCGACGGCGGTGTTCCTGTGCGCGGCGCTGCTGGCGGTGCTGCTGGGCTTCAGCCCCAAGTTCGGCGCGCTGATCCAGGCGATCCCGCTGCCGGTGATGGGCGGCGTGTCGATCGTGGTGTTCGGCCTGATCGCGGTGGCCGGCGCCAATATCTGGGTGCGCAACAAGGTCGACTTCTCGCAGAACAAGAACCTGATCGTCGCGGCGATCACGCTGATCCTGGGCACGGGGGAATTCACGCTCAAGTTCGGCGACTTCGCGCTGGGCGGCATCGGGACGGCGACGTTCGGGGCGATCATTCTTTATGCGCTGCTGGATCGCAAGCCGCGTTGA
- the minE gene encoding cell division topological specificity factor MinE produces MSMLSFLLGEKKKSASVAKERLQIILAHERVGGGRSQHDYLPELQRELMAVISKYVSIHPNDIKVQLERQDNLEVLEVKIELPEAVK; encoded by the coding sequence ATGTCGATGCTGTCTTTTCTACTGGGTGAAAAAAAGAAGTCGGCTTCGGTCGCGAAGGAACGCCTGCAGATCATCCTGGCCCACGAGCGCGTCGGCGGCGGCCGCAGCCAGCACGACTACCTGCCGGAACTGCAGCGCGAGCTGATGGCGGTGATCTCCAAGTATGTGTCGATCCATCCGAACGACATCAAGGTGCAGCTGGAGCGGCAGGACAATCTGGAAGTGCTCGAAGTGAAGATCGAGTTGCCGGAAGCGGTGAAATAA
- a CDS encoding flavin reductase family protein: protein MNSPLSPSAVAQPPIFTPHDFRKALGQFATGVTIVTALDALGQPVGVTVSSFNSVSLHPPLVLWSMANSAASLPVFMAGTHYAVHVLGAEQKELAMRFATKGIDRWAGVAHQPGHSGVPLLDGAVATFECFNRSRYQEGDHVIFVGEVERCGYRNEAAPLIYHDGRMR, encoded by the coding sequence GTGAACTCGCCTCTATCCCCCTCCGCCGTGGCCCAGCCACCGATCTTCACCCCGCATGATTTCCGCAAGGCGCTGGGCCAGTTCGCGACCGGCGTGACCATCGTGACCGCGCTCGATGCCCTGGGCCAGCCCGTGGGCGTCACGGTGAGCTCCTTCAATTCGGTGTCGCTGCATCCGCCGCTGGTGCTGTGGAGCATGGCCAACAGCGCGGCGTCGCTGCCGGTGTTCATGGCCGGCACGCACTACGCGGTGCATGTGCTGGGCGCCGAGCAGAAGGAGCTGGCAATGCGCTTCGCCACCAAGGGCATCGACCGCTGGGCCGGCGTGGCGCACCAGCCCGGCCACAGCGGCGTGCCGCTGCTGGACGGCGCGGTGGCGACCTTCGAATGCTTCAACCGCAGCCGCTACCAGGAAGGCGACCATGTGATCTTCGTGGGGGAAGTGGAGCGGTGCGGGTACCGCAATGAGGCGGCGCCGCTGATCTATCACGATGGAAGGATGAGGTAG
- a CDS encoding acetoacetate--CoA ligase, whose protein sequence is MSTIPAYIPQIRRYQDWLAQRHGLEFPDYDALWRWSVTELDAFWQSIWEYYDLQSPTPHGAVLARNVMPGAQWFPGAQLNYARQVMRHTEAAAAAGMPAVISRNERGLHRELSWPELRRQTAALALHLQAQGVRPGDRVAAYLPNIPEAMVALLACASIGAVWSICAPDMGTQAVLDRFRQVGPRVLIAVDGVRYAGRDLDRQPVVAELRAQLPSLEQVILVNNLDLSLERADCAHWGRITARDDAATTAFEPLWLPFEHPLWIVYSSGTTGLPKPIVHGHGGMVLVALQLKGLHNDVGCSWEPNSWGERFHWYSSTGWVMWNAQTAGLLGGTTCVIFDGSPGGSKEQPDWGVLWRFAAETGITSFGAGAAFYTSCMKAGVDLSACGDLSRVRALGSTGSPLSAEVQQWGTDQFRALRAKAEAGGQPGLPSAEDIWWNNISGGTDFCGAFLGGHRELPQVPGVMQCRQLGAAVESWDDQGRPVIDEVGELVCTQPLPSMPLYFWGDEGGKRYRSSYFEHFPPGRGRRPGGGDTGPEAGAVWRHGDWIRITPEGGCIIYGRSDATINRHGLRMGTSEIYRAVEALPEVLDSLVVDLEYLGRESHMPLFVVLRPGVELDTALRARINAAIRLGVSPRFVPDEIHRVAEVPRTLSGKKQELPIKQLLLGKPLAQVVNKDTMANPGCLGWYEALAQRRQAAQRSAAESAQM, encoded by the coding sequence ATGAGCACCATCCCCGCCTATATCCCGCAGATCCGCCGCTACCAGGACTGGCTTGCGCAGCGCCATGGCCTGGAATTTCCCGACTACGACGCGCTGTGGCGCTGGTCCGTCACCGAGCTCGATGCCTTCTGGCAGAGCATCTGGGAGTACTACGACCTGCAGTCGCCGACTCCGCACGGCGCAGTGCTGGCGCGCAATGTGATGCCCGGCGCGCAGTGGTTCCCGGGCGCGCAGCTCAACTACGCGCGGCAAGTGATGCGCCACACCGAAGCCGCCGCCGCCGCAGGCATGCCGGCCGTCATCAGCCGCAACGAGCGCGGCCTGCACCGCGAGCTGAGCTGGCCCGAGCTGCGCCGCCAGACGGCCGCGCTGGCGCTGCACCTGCAGGCGCAGGGCGTGCGGCCCGGCGACCGCGTGGCCGCCTATCTGCCGAATATTCCCGAGGCCATGGTGGCGCTGCTGGCCTGCGCCAGCATCGGCGCGGTCTGGAGCATCTGCGCGCCCGACATGGGCACGCAGGCAGTTCTGGACCGCTTCCGCCAGGTCGGGCCCAGGGTGCTGATTGCCGTCGATGGCGTGCGCTACGCCGGCCGCGATCTCGACCGCCAGCCGGTCGTGGCCGAGCTGCGCGCGCAGCTGCCGAGCCTGGAGCAGGTGATCCTGGTCAACAACCTGGACCTGTCGCTGGAGCGTGCCGACTGCGCGCACTGGGGTCGCATCACCGCGCGCGACGACGCCGCGACCACAGCCTTCGAGCCGCTGTGGCTGCCTTTCGAGCATCCGCTGTGGATCGTGTATTCCAGCGGCACCACCGGCCTGCCCAAGCCCATCGTGCATGGCCACGGCGGCATGGTGCTGGTGGCGCTGCAGCTCAAGGGCCTGCACAACGACGTGGGCTGCAGCTGGGAGCCCAACAGCTGGGGCGAGCGTTTCCACTGGTACAGCTCCACGGGCTGGGTCATGTGGAACGCCCAGACCGCGGGGCTGCTGGGCGGCACCACCTGCGTGATCTTCGACGGCAGCCCCGGCGGCAGCAAGGAGCAGCCCGACTGGGGCGTGCTGTGGCGCTTCGCGGCCGAGACCGGCATCACCAGCTTTGGCGCGGGCGCGGCGTTCTACACCAGCTGCATGAAGGCGGGCGTGGATCTGTCGGCCTGCGGCGACCTGTCGCGCGTGCGCGCGCTGGGCTCGACCGGCTCGCCGCTGTCGGCCGAGGTGCAGCAATGGGGCACGGACCAGTTCCGCGCGCTGCGCGCCAAGGCCGAGGCCGGCGGGCAGCCGGGGCTGCCGTCCGCAGAAGACATCTGGTGGAACAATATCTCCGGCGGCACCGATTTCTGCGGCGCCTTCCTGGGCGGCCACCGCGAGCTGCCGCAGGTGCCGGGCGTGATGCAATGCCGCCAGCTGGGCGCGGCCGTCGAGTCCTGGGACGACCAGGGCCGCCCGGTCATCGACGAGGTGGGCGAGCTGGTGTGCACCCAGCCGCTGCCGTCGATGCCGCTGTATTTCTGGGGCGATGAAGGCGGCAAGCGTTATCGCTCCAGCTACTTCGAGCATTTCCCGCCGGGGCGGGGCCGGCGGCCGGGCGGCGGCGACACCGGGCCCGAGGCCGGCGCCGTCTGGCGCCATGGCGACTGGATCCGCATCACGCCCGAAGGCGGCTGCATCATCTATGGCCGCAGCGACGCCACCATCAACCGCCATGGCCTGCGCATGGGCACCAGCGAGATCTACCGCGCGGTCGAGGCCCTGCCCGAGGTGCTCGACAGCCTGGTCGTCGATCTCGAATACCTGGGGCGCGAAAGCCACATGCCGCTGTTCGTCGTGCTGCGCCCGGGCGTGGAGCTGGACACGGCCCTGCGCGCACGCATCAACGCGGCAATCCGCCTTGGTGTGTCGCCGCGCTTCGTGCCCGACGAGATCCACCGGGTGGCCGAGGTGCCGCGCACCCTCAGCGGCAAGAAGCAGGAGCTGCCGATCAAGCAGCTGCTGCTGGGCAAGCCGCTGGCGCAGGTCGTCAACAAGGACACCATGGCCAACCCCGGGTGCCTGGGCTGGTACGAGGCGCTGGCGCAGCGGCGCCAGGCGGCGCAGAGGAGCGCGGCGGAGTCGGCCCAGATGTGA
- a CDS encoding metallophosphoesterase → MKIQLLSDLHLEADPSFQAEPAPGADVLVLAGDIGSYQQGGKLTEEDFGLARFSPLPQHAGWPCPVIFVPGNHEYDMQDFDAAHARLREACDRLGLIWLERESVVLDGVRFVGTTLWTDYDAIALQDAKVQAGDLGALLRLREKAFRAANFYLRKTGGTRHGEAFLAEPMRAQALQCQQWLREALAQAFDGPTVAVTHFAPSLHSADPRYGLIPGTAGFCNALDDLFAQAQLWLHGHLHAPSDYTVRGARADGQPWQCRVVANPLGYARKGEQAFFRPRACIDL, encoded by the coding sequence ATGAAGATCCAGCTGCTTTCCGACCTGCACCTCGAAGCCGATCCCAGTTTCCAGGCCGAGCCCGCGCCCGGCGCCGATGTGCTGGTGCTGGCCGGCGATATCGGCTCCTACCAGCAGGGCGGCAAGCTGACCGAGGAGGACTTCGGCCTGGCGCGCTTTTCGCCGCTGCCGCAGCATGCCGGCTGGCCCTGCCCGGTGATCTTCGTGCCCGGCAACCACGAATACGACATGCAGGACTTCGACGCCGCGCATGCGCGCCTGCGCGAGGCCTGCGACCGGCTGGGCCTGATCTGGCTGGAGCGCGAGAGCGTGGTGCTGGACGGCGTGCGCTTCGTGGGCACCACGCTGTGGACCGACTACGACGCGATCGCGCTGCAGGACGCCAAGGTGCAGGCCGGCGACCTGGGCGCGCTGCTGCGCCTGCGCGAGAAGGCCTTCCGCGCGGCCAATTTCTACCTGCGCAAGACCGGCGGCACGCGCCATGGCGAGGCCTTCCTGGCCGAGCCCATGCGCGCGCAGGCGCTGCAATGCCAGCAATGGCTGCGCGAAGCGCTGGCCCAAGCCTTCGACGGCCCCACCGTGGCCGTGACGCATTTCGCGCCCAGCCTGCACAGTGCCGATCCGCGCTATGGGCTGATTCCGGGCACGGCGGGTTTCTGCAACGCTTTGGATGATCTGTTTGCCCAGGCGCAGCTGTGGCTGCACGGCCATCTGCATGCGCCCAGCGACTACACCGTGCGCGGCGCGCGCGCCGACGGCCAGCCCTGGCAGTGCCGGGTCGTGGCCAATCCGCTGGGCTATGCGCGCAAGGGCGAACAGGCTTTTTTCCGGCCGCGCGCCTGCATCGACTTATGA
- the minD gene encoding septum site-determining protein MinD produces the protein MAKIVVVTSGKGGVGKTTTSASFASGLALRGHKTAVIDFDVGLRNLDLIMGCERRVVYDLINVIQGEANLHQALIKDKQCDNLFVLAASQTRDKDALTQDGVEKILKDLGEMGFDYIVCDSPAGIESGALMAMHFADEALVVTNPEVSSVRDSDRILGMLSSKTKRAIEGSEPIKEHLLITRYNPNRVEDGQMLSLEDIQDILRIELIGVIPESETVLLASNQGIPAVHMANTDVSEAYKDVIDRFLGEAKPMRFIDVQKPGFFKRIFGGR, from the coding sequence ATGGCCAAAATCGTCGTCGTGACCTCGGGCAAAGGTGGAGTGGGAAAGACCACCACCAGCGCCAGCTTTGCCTCCGGCCTCGCCCTGCGGGGCCACAAGACCGCCGTCATCGACTTCGACGTCGGGCTGCGCAACCTGGATCTGATCATGGGCTGCGAACGCCGCGTGGTGTATGACCTGATCAACGTGATCCAGGGCGAAGCCAACCTGCACCAGGCGCTGATCAAGGACAAGCAGTGCGACAACCTGTTCGTGCTGGCCGCCTCGCAGACGCGCGACAAGGACGCGCTGACGCAGGACGGCGTCGAGAAGATCCTCAAGGACCTGGGCGAGATGGGCTTCGACTACATCGTCTGCGACTCGCCCGCCGGCATCGAGAGCGGCGCGCTGATGGCCATGCACTTCGCCGACGAGGCGCTGGTGGTGACCAACCCCGAGGTCTCCTCGGTGCGCGACTCCGACCGCATCCTGGGCATGCTCAGCTCCAAGACCAAGCGCGCCATCGAGGGCAGCGAGCCGATCAAGGAACACCTGCTGATCACACGCTACAACCCGAACCGCGTCGAGGACGGCCAGATGCTGTCGCTCGAGGACATCCAGGACATCCTGCGCATCGAGCTGATCGGCGTCATCCCCGAATCGGAAACCGTGCTGCTGGCCTCCAACCAGGGCATTCCGGCGGTGCACATGGCGAATACCGACGTGTCCGAGGCCTACAAGGACGTGATCGACCGCTTTCTGGGCGAGGCAAAGCCCATGCGCTTCATCGATGTGCAAAAACCAGGTTTCTTCAAACGCATCTTCGGGGGGAGGTAA